Proteins from a genomic interval of Sander vitreus isolate 19-12246 chromosome 6, sanVit1, whole genome shotgun sequence:
- the sgk2b gene encoding serine/threonine-protein kinase Sgk2b isoform X1: protein MRGLVSFFAALLKGKKVAFSDFLHKYVSSQQFCRHLDTQKIVRRQSRPRREKKERGTVVSSVNSETSQIKPSDFDYLKVIGKGSFGKVLLARHRNNKGYYAVKVLQKQMIVKRKEQKHVMVERSILLKGLQHPFLVGLHFSFQTRNMLYFVLDYVNGGELFYHLQREGSFPEPRAAFYAAEMAMALGYLHSLDIVYRDLKPENILLDSEGHVMLTDFGLCKEGVAMGGIMHTFCGTPEYLAPEVLQGHPYNPAVDWWGLGTVLFEMLYGLPPFYSCRKADMFENILHAPLQVHSGGSQAACSLLEGLLERDVSKRLGGSRDLVELQEHPFFGSINWEDLLARKVRPPFIPKVTGPCDVGYIDPVFTRLPVPASVNERCQVGGTSEAFPGFSFVNPVEYLAAEPVS from the exons ATGAGAGGGCTTGTTTCATTTTTCGCAG CTCTGCTCAAGGGGAAGAAAGTTGCCTTCAGCGATTTCTTACACAAATATGTTTCCAGTCAGCAATTCTGCCGACA CCTGGACACCCAGAAAATCGTTCGACGACAGAGCAGGccgagaagagaaaagaaggagagaggCACAGTGGTG AGCTCAGTGAACTCAGAAACTTCACA GATAAAACCATCAGATTTTGACTACCTCAAAGTAATTGGCAAAGGAAGCTTTGGAAag GTGCTGCTGGCAAGACATAGAAATAATAAAGGCTACTATGCTGTAAAAGTGCTGCAGAAACAGATGATTGTCAAGAGGAAGGAG cAAAAGCACGTGATGGTTGAGAGGAGCATACTGCTGAAGGGACTACAACATCCATTCCTGGTGGGGCTCCACTTCTCTTTTCAGACACGAAACATGCTCTACTTCGTCCTAGACTACGTTAATGGGGGGGAG CTTTTCTACCACCTTCAGAGGGAGGGGTCATTTCCTGAACCCAGGGCTGCTTTCTACGCTGCAGAGATGGCCATGGCGCTGGGCTACCTCCACTCTCTTGACATTGtttacag AGACCTCAAACCAGAGAACATCCTGCTGGACAGTGAGGGTCATGTGATGCTGACTGATTTTGGGCTTTGTAAAGAAGGGGTGGCCATGGGTGGGATTATGCATACATTCTGTGGGACTCCGGAGTACCTTGCTCCAGAGGTGCTACAAGGACACCCATACAATCCTGCAGTGGACTGGTGGGGCCTCGGCACTGTGCTGTTTGAGATGCTCTATGGACTG CCTCCATTTTACAGCTGTAGAAAAGCAGATATGTTTGAGAACATACTTCACGCTCCTCTGCAGGTGCATAGTGGGGGGTCTCAGGCTGCCTGCTCACTGTTAGAGGGATTGCTGGAAAGAGACGTCTCCAAACGCCTAGGTGGGAGCCGTGACCTT GTGGAGCTGCAGGAGCATCCTTTCTTTGGATCTATCAACTGGGAAGACCTCCTGGCCAGGAAAGTTAGACCCCCGTTCATCCCAAAAGTG aCTGGTCCCTGTGATGTCGGCTACATTGACCCCGTGTTCACACGTCTACCTGTCCCTGCCTCTGTGAATGAGAGGTGCCAGGTGGGTGGGACCAGCGAGGCCTTCCCAGGATTCTCCTTTGTGAACCCAGTGGAGTATTTGGCAGCAGAGCCGGTTTCATAA
- the sgk2b gene encoding serine/threonine-protein kinase Sgk2b isoform X3: MRGLVSFFAALLKGKKVAFSDFLHKYVSSQQFCRHLDTQKIVRRQSRPRREKKERGTVVSSVNSETSQIKPSDFDYLKVIGKGSFGKQKHVMVERSILLKGLQHPFLVGLHFSFQTRNMLYFVLDYVNGGELFYHLQREGSFPEPRAAFYAAEMAMALGYLHSLDIVYRDLKPENILLDSEGHVMLTDFGLCKEGVAMGGIMHTFCGTPEYLAPEVLQGHPYNPAVDWWGLGTVLFEMLYGLPPFYSCRKADMFENILHAPLQVHSGGSQAACSLLEGLLERDVSKRLGGSRDLVELQEHPFFGSINWEDLLARKVRPPFIPKVTGPCDVGYIDPVFTRLPVPASVNERCQVGGTSEAFPGFSFVNPVEYLAAEPVS, encoded by the exons ATGAGAGGGCTTGTTTCATTTTTCGCAG CTCTGCTCAAGGGGAAGAAAGTTGCCTTCAGCGATTTCTTACACAAATATGTTTCCAGTCAGCAATTCTGCCGACA CCTGGACACCCAGAAAATCGTTCGACGACAGAGCAGGccgagaagagaaaagaaggagagaggCACAGTGGTG AGCTCAGTGAACTCAGAAACTTCACA GATAAAACCATCAGATTTTGACTACCTCAAAGTAATTGGCAAAGGAAGCTTTGGAAag cAAAAGCACGTGATGGTTGAGAGGAGCATACTGCTGAAGGGACTACAACATCCATTCCTGGTGGGGCTCCACTTCTCTTTTCAGACACGAAACATGCTCTACTTCGTCCTAGACTACGTTAATGGGGGGGAG CTTTTCTACCACCTTCAGAGGGAGGGGTCATTTCCTGAACCCAGGGCTGCTTTCTACGCTGCAGAGATGGCCATGGCGCTGGGCTACCTCCACTCTCTTGACATTGtttacag AGACCTCAAACCAGAGAACATCCTGCTGGACAGTGAGGGTCATGTGATGCTGACTGATTTTGGGCTTTGTAAAGAAGGGGTGGCCATGGGTGGGATTATGCATACATTCTGTGGGACTCCGGAGTACCTTGCTCCAGAGGTGCTACAAGGACACCCATACAATCCTGCAGTGGACTGGTGGGGCCTCGGCACTGTGCTGTTTGAGATGCTCTATGGACTG CCTCCATTTTACAGCTGTAGAAAAGCAGATATGTTTGAGAACATACTTCACGCTCCTCTGCAGGTGCATAGTGGGGGGTCTCAGGCTGCCTGCTCACTGTTAGAGGGATTGCTGGAAAGAGACGTCTCCAAACGCCTAGGTGGGAGCCGTGACCTT GTGGAGCTGCAGGAGCATCCTTTCTTTGGATCTATCAACTGGGAAGACCTCCTGGCCAGGAAAGTTAGACCCCCGTTCATCCCAAAAGTG aCTGGTCCCTGTGATGTCGGCTACATTGACCCCGTGTTCACACGTCTACCTGTCCCTGCCTCTGTGAATGAGAGGTGCCAGGTGGGTGGGACCAGCGAGGCCTTCCCAGGATTCTCCTTTGTGAACCCAGTGGAGTATTTGGCAGCAGAGCCGGTTTCATAA
- the LOC144519667 gene encoding putative transmembrane protein 244, with protein sequence MALKGKAVDSKTVLFNLLLCLVIFYSLFYMIGSVCFGAFRLDDFDGLIPFDFKTEPAESNSKYLVNLLSLELTYFCSGLLFAAVVRRRVWDYALTITILHVMITSLVMLEFPTVWQWWLALGSGLFLMICNGQLIAYFTCQSDQSYASFSFY encoded by the exons ATGGCATTAAAAGGCAAAGCGGTCGACTCGAAG ACCGTGCTTTTCAATCTGCTGCTATGCCTGGTCATATTTTACTCTCTTTTCTACATGATTGGGAGTGTGTGCTTCGGTGCCTTCAG GTTGGATGACTTTGACGGACTGATTCCATTTGACTTTAAGACCGAACCTGCTGAATCTAACTCCAAATACTTGG TGAACCTCCTGTCCTTGGAGCTCACCTACTTTTGCAGCGGCCTTTTGTTTGCTGCAGTAGTGAGGAGACGGGTGTGGGACTACGCCCTCACCATCACAATTCTGCATGTAATGATCACCAGCCTAG TGATGTTGGAGTTTCCCACGGTTTGGCAGTGGTGGCTGGCTTTAG GTAGCGGCTTGTTTCTGATGATCTGCAATGGTCAGCTGATAGCTTACTTCACCTGCCAGAGTGACCAGAGCTACGCGTCCTTCAGCTTCTACTGA
- the sgk2b gene encoding serine/threonine-protein kinase Sgk2b isoform X2 yields the protein MRGLVSFFAALLKGKKVAFSDFLHKYVSSQQFCRHLDTQKIVRRQSRPRREKKERGTVVSSVNSETSQIKPSDFDYLKVIGKGSFGKVLLARHRNNKGYYAVKVLQKQMIVKRKEQKHVMVERSILLKGLQHPFLLFYHLQREGSFPEPRAAFYAAEMAMALGYLHSLDIVYRDLKPENILLDSEGHVMLTDFGLCKEGVAMGGIMHTFCGTPEYLAPEVLQGHPYNPAVDWWGLGTVLFEMLYGLPPFYSCRKADMFENILHAPLQVHSGGSQAACSLLEGLLERDVSKRLGGSRDLVELQEHPFFGSINWEDLLARKVRPPFIPKVTGPCDVGYIDPVFTRLPVPASVNERCQVGGTSEAFPGFSFVNPVEYLAAEPVS from the exons ATGAGAGGGCTTGTTTCATTTTTCGCAG CTCTGCTCAAGGGGAAGAAAGTTGCCTTCAGCGATTTCTTACACAAATATGTTTCCAGTCAGCAATTCTGCCGACA CCTGGACACCCAGAAAATCGTTCGACGACAGAGCAGGccgagaagagaaaagaaggagagaggCACAGTGGTG AGCTCAGTGAACTCAGAAACTTCACA GATAAAACCATCAGATTTTGACTACCTCAAAGTAATTGGCAAAGGAAGCTTTGGAAag GTGCTGCTGGCAAGACATAGAAATAATAAAGGCTACTATGCTGTAAAAGTGCTGCAGAAACAGATGATTGTCAAGAGGAAGGAG cAAAAGCACGTGATGGTTGAGAGGAGCATACTGCTGAAGGGACTACAACATCCATTCCTG CTTTTCTACCACCTTCAGAGGGAGGGGTCATTTCCTGAACCCAGGGCTGCTTTCTACGCTGCAGAGATGGCCATGGCGCTGGGCTACCTCCACTCTCTTGACATTGtttacag AGACCTCAAACCAGAGAACATCCTGCTGGACAGTGAGGGTCATGTGATGCTGACTGATTTTGGGCTTTGTAAAGAAGGGGTGGCCATGGGTGGGATTATGCATACATTCTGTGGGACTCCGGAGTACCTTGCTCCAGAGGTGCTACAAGGACACCCATACAATCCTGCAGTGGACTGGTGGGGCCTCGGCACTGTGCTGTTTGAGATGCTCTATGGACTG CCTCCATTTTACAGCTGTAGAAAAGCAGATATGTTTGAGAACATACTTCACGCTCCTCTGCAGGTGCATAGTGGGGGGTCTCAGGCTGCCTGCTCACTGTTAGAGGGATTGCTGGAAAGAGACGTCTCCAAACGCCTAGGTGGGAGCCGTGACCTT GTGGAGCTGCAGGAGCATCCTTTCTTTGGATCTATCAACTGGGAAGACCTCCTGGCCAGGAAAGTTAGACCCCCGTTCATCCCAAAAGTG aCTGGTCCCTGTGATGTCGGCTACATTGACCCCGTGTTCACACGTCTACCTGTCCCTGCCTCTGTGAATGAGAGGTGCCAGGTGGGTGGGACCAGCGAGGCCTTCCCAGGATTCTCCTTTGTGAACCCAGTGGAGTATTTGGCAGCAGAGCCGGTTTCATAA